The genomic DNA GGGCCCAGCTTCTTGACCGCCACCGTCGAGTGGCAGAACCGGCAGTCCACCGGAACCAGGCCGGAGGTCAGGTACCGCTCCCGGTCGGCCGCGGTGGCCTCGCGAACCGCGGCCAGGCGCACCGGGTCACCGGCGAAATCCGGGGCCTTGGACCAGGATCCGTTGGCCGGCGAGTTGGAGGCGGGATGCGCGTGGTCGTCATCGTCGCCGTGCCCCATCAGCTGCAGCATCGAACGGGCCAGGCTCTCGGCTTCGTCGGCGGCGCCGACAAATGGGCTCCGAGCCTGGGCCCGTTCGTCGTGCTGGGTCATCAGCTGGACTGCTCTGCGGATTCCTTGGCCTCGGCCTGCAAGCGCAGGTTTTCGGCCACCTCGCCCTGCCACTTCTCGTTGGCGACCGTGGTGTCGATCTCTAGCTCGAAGCGGTCGGTCATGTCCGGGGTGATGTCGGCGACGTCGACGTAGAACTGCTGGTACCAACGGCGCATCTGGTACACCGCGCCGTCTTCCTCGACCAGCAGCGGGTTGTCGATGCGGGTCTTGTGCTTCCAGATTTCGACGTCCTGCAGGAAGCCCTTGCTGACACCGTCGGTCATGGCGTTGGCGAGCTTCTGGGTGGTCTTCTCGTCCATGCCCTTGGGCTTTTCGACGATGACGCCCCACTGCAGCACGAACGCGTCCTGGCTGACCGGGTAGTGGCAGTTGATCAGGATCGACTCGGCCTTGTAGCCGCTGTAGTTGTTGTGCAGCCAGTTGATCATGAACGACGGCCCGAAGTACGAGGCCTCCGAGTCGAGGTGCGCCTCGCCGTACTGGGTGCCCATGCCACCGATGTCCGGCCGGCCCACGTTGTGCAGGTACTGGCTGGCGATGTGGCCCTCGAAGACGTTCTTGAAGTACGTCGGCAGGCCGTAGTGGATGTAGAAGAAGTGCGCCATGTCGGTGACGTTGTCGATGATCTCGCGGCAGTTGCTGCCCTCGATCAGCATCGAGTTCCACTGCCAGTCGGTCCACTCGTCGCTGGCGGCCTCGGGGATTTCCGGGATCCGCACGTCGTCGGTGGGGGCGTTGCCCTCGTGGTCGTGCCAGACGAAGAGGAGGCCGCCCCGGACGTCGGTGTGCCAGGCGCGGGTGCGGGCCAGCCGCGGCGTGCGCTTGGCGTAGGGCACCAGCTGGCACTTGCCGTCGCCGCCCCAGCGCCAGTCGTGGAACGGGCATGCGACCGCGTCACCCTTGATGGTGCCCTGCGACAGATCCCCGCCCATGTGGCGGCAGTAGCCGTCCAGAATCTTCAGGTCGCCCTGCGAGTCTGCGAACACCACCAATTTGGTGCCGAACGCCTCGAACGAGTGCGGCTTGCCGTCCAGGAAGTTCTTCACAGGACCCACGCAGTGCCATCCACGGGCAAAGCGGTCCGGCAGCGCGCCGGTATCGATCTCGCGAACCCCCGCGGTTTCGGTGCTCACCTTGGCCTCCCAATCTGTGCCTAGTAACTAGAACACGTTACAGTTTTTTCTCGGTGCAGCGCAATGCAAGCGTCCCGACCTGCGGTATGTCGCGAGCGCGAGCGAAGCGACGGGGTAGGTTCTGACCATGCCGCTCTACTCCTTCGAGGGCCGAAGCCCGGTCGTCGACCCCACGGCGTTCATCGCCCCCACCGCCGTGTTGATCGGCGATGTTCGCGTCGAGGCCGGGGCGTCGGTGTGGTTCAACGCGGTTCTGCGCGCCGATTACGCGCCGGTCGTCATCCGCAACGGGGCAAACGTGCAGGACGGGTCTGTGCTGCACGCCCCTCCCGGTATCCCGGTGGACATCGGGCCCGGCGCGACCATCGCCCACCTGTGCGTCGTCCACGGCGCCCACGTCGGTGCCGAGGCGCTGATCGCGAACAACAGCACGATTCTCGATGGCGCGGTGATCGGCCGGCGCACGCTCGTCGCAGCCCATTCGCTGGTGGTCGCCGGGACCAAGATCCCCGATGAGGTTCTGGTCGTGGGGTCGCCCGCCAAGATCCGCGGCCCCATCTCCGGAACCGGCGCCGAGACGTGGATCAACACCAATCCGCAGGCCTACCGGGAACTGGCCGAGCGCTACCTGACCGGCCTGGAAGAGCTGTAGCCCCGGATTTCGCCGAAATCTGACATTCCGGCCGAGCTTCGGCCGAGACTGGGCGCATGAAGCTGCCGCTCATCGCCCTGACCGGTGCAGTCGTG from Mycolicibacterium phocaicum includes the following:
- a CDS encoding Rieske 2Fe-2S domain-containing protein → MSTETAGVREIDTGALPDRFARGWHCVGPVKNFLDGKPHSFEAFGTKLVVFADSQGDLKILDGYCRHMGGDLSQGTIKGDAVACPFHDWRWGGDGKCQLVPYAKRTPRLARTRAWHTDVRGGLLFVWHDHEGNAPTDDVRIPEIPEAASDEWTDWQWNSMLIEGSNCREIIDNVTDMAHFFYIHYGLPTYFKNVFEGHIASQYLHNVGRPDIGGMGTQYGEAHLDSEASYFGPSFMINWLHNNYSGYKAESILINCHYPVSQDAFVLQWGVIVEKPKGMDEKTTQKLANAMTDGVSKGFLQDVEIWKHKTRIDNPLLVEEDGAVYQMRRWYQQFYVDVADITPDMTDRFELEIDTTVANEKWQGEVAENLRLQAEAKESAEQSS
- a CDS encoding gamma carbonic anhydrase family protein; protein product: MPLYSFEGRSPVVDPTAFIAPTAVLIGDVRVEAGASVWFNAVLRADYAPVVIRNGANVQDGSVLHAPPGIPVDIGPGATIAHLCVVHGAHVGAEALIANNSTILDGAVIGRRTLVAAHSLVVAGTKIPDEVLVVGSPAKIRGPISGTGAETWINTNPQAYRELAERYLTGLEEL